In Paenibacillus sp. BIC5C1, a genomic segment contains:
- a CDS encoding MATE family efflux transporter, producing MQGINYTVGSIQRLLLRTAVPMLLASLVNVITQLANVFFMGHTSQSVLYVLSLYIPVSFVMIAIIEAMQLSVQVAVARSRAGGSRVFTQLFVHMMGSAALLAILTGGIVMLLTPALTWFYAVPADIAPMFTLYVGGMMIAGVPAVLAAVSGAALRGLGRAQAASWNSVGMAVLNISLVYVFVSMFGLDLKGIVYANMISSTLSLLISLIILFVRKEFLMEHFAFAKKHFVALRHVGIPVFISYCMIFLSTFFFNKIVSHFGEGTVAGFGVGYRIQTMAILPGIVIGSAIGIMINHNLQSPHRPRAYASYRQGLLQSFALYAIIAIVIWVWREPLTAFLIEDAASRAEAARYLSVVALSYIGMGPMMTTLLTMEQSGRGYQALFLNAVYFLLIILLGWGMTRLFNQVIYFYGVIAGMNVMGISFFLPFMRRLRRDYVEPSAYESGITEEESTLTNQGYSTQI from the coding sequence ATGCAAGGGATCAATTATACGGTCGGTTCGATCCAGCGATTGCTGTTGCGAACAGCTGTCCCGATGCTGCTTGCTTCATTGGTCAATGTAATTACGCAACTGGCTAACGTATTTTTCATGGGACATACGAGCCAGAGCGTTCTATATGTCCTCTCGCTGTACATCCCGGTCTCCTTCGTTATGATTGCGATCATTGAAGCGATGCAGCTCTCGGTTCAGGTGGCAGTGGCTCGCAGTCGTGCCGGGGGTTCACGGGTGTTTACACAGTTATTTGTCCATATGATGGGAAGTGCAGCGCTGCTTGCTATCCTAACAGGCGGCATTGTAATGCTGCTGACTCCCGCGCTGACATGGTTTTATGCCGTACCTGCCGATATTGCTCCCATGTTTACGCTGTACGTTGGAGGCATGATGATCGCCGGTGTTCCGGCTGTTCTGGCAGCAGTAAGTGGTGCGGCGCTTCGGGGTCTGGGCCGGGCGCAAGCCGCTTCGTGGAACTCGGTGGGCATGGCTGTGCTGAACATTTCTCTTGTGTATGTTTTTGTATCAATGTTCGGGCTGGATCTGAAGGGGATCGTGTATGCCAACATGATCTCATCGACATTATCTTTGCTCATCTCCCTGATCATTCTTTTCGTTCGCAAAGAATTCCTTATGGAACACTTTGCTTTTGCAAAGAAACATTTTGTTGCCCTCAGACATGTAGGAATTCCCGTTTTCATCTCATACTGCATGATTTTTCTGAGCACCTTTTTCTTTAACAAAATCGTCAGCCACTTTGGTGAAGGTACCGTTGCCGGTTTTGGCGTCGGTTATCGAATTCAGACGATGGCGATTCTACCGGGCATTGTGATTGGTTCTGCTATCGGCATCATGATCAATCACAACTTGCAGTCGCCTCATCGACCAAGGGCCTACGCAAGTTATCGACAAGGTCTGCTGCAATCTTTCGCTCTCTACGCAATTATTGCTATTGTAATCTGGGTCTGGAGAGAACCGCTTACTGCATTCCTGATTGAAGACGCGGCATCTCGTGCGGAAGCCGCACGTTATCTCTCTGTAGTTGCTCTTTCCTATATTGGCATGGGCCCCATGATGACCACGCTGCTTACGATGGAACAGAGCGGGCGCGGGTATCAGGCCTTGTTCCTTAATGCAGTATACTTCCTGTTAATTATTTTATTGGGATGGGGAATGACTCGCCTGTTTAATCAGGTTATCTATTTCTATGGCGTTATTGCTGGTATGAACGTCATGGGCATTTCTTTCTTCCTGCCTTTCATGAGGAGGTTAAGGCGGGATTATGTAGAGCCGTCCGCATACGAGTCAGGAATAACAGAGGAAGAATCCACTCTTACCAATCAGGGATATTCCACACAGATTTGA
- a CDS encoding arginase family protein — protein MKHSEPAYLVRRIGDTWIAADETFGQFYELEPEHTLEPRFPPDLPGVEPPEVPFFLYEPLKEQAPKLCILGIPYSGGTSLKNSSVSGFVQVLREESYKKVLYPSLKETGNSGLYDIGNGTRLLEDVIMQDWGSCLMDEADNHAELPYSRGITSALEHARAHQALLCCLGGDHSITQGVLQQMPKAKGSRRMLVQFDAHHDCGIDAIHQEHPSHSNFVRHLLEDGTVEAVVQIGLRGLRSADQMYKHPGLRQISAEQMTPEKVGTVLNEVRERYDIDSAYLTFDLDCLDPGSFPYVDFPIGGGPTWQNIRNCVIAALDAPLPYLGMDMVEGQGVSSDRNIPGQYELALRMLAYMLDGMDRNRRQFASTINRDALKESILSGTGAFLKKGTKETR, from the coding sequence ATGAAACATTCCGAGCCTGCTTATCTCGTGCGTCGTATCGGAGATACATGGATCGCTGCGGATGAAACGTTCGGTCAGTTCTATGAACTTGAGCCTGAGCACACGCTGGAGCCGCGTTTCCCTCCGGATTTGCCGGGAGTTGAACCCCCGGAGGTCCCCTTTTTTTTGTATGAGCCACTTAAAGAACAGGCACCTAAACTCTGTATCTTGGGCATTCCCTATTCCGGTGGAACAAGCCTGAAGAATTCCTCTGTATCCGGATTTGTGCAAGTGTTGCGTGAGGAATCGTATAAAAAAGTGTTGTATCCGTCATTAAAAGAAACAGGGAATTCGGGATTATATGATATTGGCAATGGAACGCGGTTGCTTGAAGACGTAATCATGCAGGATTGGGGTTCTTGCCTCATGGACGAAGCGGATAATCATGCAGAACTGCCCTATTCAAGAGGAATTACATCTGCTCTGGAGCATGCCAGAGCACATCAGGCATTGCTCTGTTGCTTGGGTGGCGATCATTCAATTACACAGGGCGTGCTTCAACAGATGCCAAAGGCCAAAGGGAGTCGCAGGATGCTGGTTCAGTTCGATGCCCATCATGATTGCGGCATAGATGCCATTCATCAGGAGCACCCCAGTCACTCCAATTTCGTAAGGCATCTGTTGGAAGATGGGACTGTTGAGGCTGTTGTGCAGATCGGTCTGCGCGGTCTTCGCTCAGCGGATCAAATGTACAAGCATCCGGGCTTGAGACAAATATCAGCGGAGCAAATGACACCAGAGAAGGTGGGCACCGTTCTGAATGAGGTTCGGGAGAGGTACGATATCGATTCGGCTTATCTGACTTTTGATCTGGATTGTCTTGATCCTGGGAGCTTTCCTTATGTTGATTTTCCCATTGGCGGAGGACCGACCTGGCAGAACATTCGGAACTGCGTTATTGCAGCGCTGGATGCCCCGCTTCCTTATCTCGGTATGGATATGGTTGAAGGGCAGGGTGTGTCATCAGACCGAAACATTCCTGGACAATACGAGCTGGCGCTTCGCATGCTGGCTTATATGCTGGACGGCATGGACCGGAATCGTCGCCAGTTTGCTTCGACTATCAACAGGGATGCACTTAAGGAAAGCATACTGTCGGGAACTGGAGCATTCCTGAAAAAGGGCACAAAGGAGACGCGATGA
- a CDS encoding insulinase family protein has product MRSFITEQRNQLSVHVMSTRQYASRYIQLSIVNEQERIPAAVFMVIVRLLLNQFQNPLDEAHPRRHLWTLYADEPGYNFEYKGDAQLASIRLRTPGEVLPLPEERTKEALELLEELMLWPVSSDDFDFDEVQVQEEIKWAENHAGYDVSEWDKVVRGRCLEWLGYAERGRASELEKIGHCVQEGELLKWYREVLRCPIHIHVIGDFEPDPMIALVLSAFRTLTEAAGGMDDKRTAIVTRNHQSAVRREEGELMMELMDVQQCKINVAFATGVDYGASNYPALFLFHSLFGATPASRLQYGLREQKQWVYQIYSTLDDYRGTLHVTTGTSSGYAAEVLEAIDEEWLKLCNGDIRDQELHRAIQNVMHYVQVGYDLPEQVITLHIDRLLNRVQMTTPQFLDAIRAVTSEQVAEVASGLKKAVTWILYPDSEYSA; this is encoded by the coding sequence ATGAGGTCATTTATTACGGAGCAGCGCAATCAGCTGTCGGTTCACGTGATGTCAACACGCCAATATGCAAGTCGGTACATCCAGCTCAGTATCGTTAACGAGCAAGAGAGAATTCCGGCAGCAGTGTTTATGGTCATTGTTCGTTTACTGCTCAACCAATTTCAGAATCCGTTGGACGAGGCACACCCGCGGCGGCATCTATGGACCCTTTATGCGGACGAGCCTGGGTACAATTTCGAGTACAAGGGGGACGCCCAGCTTGCATCCATTCGTTTGCGTACTCCTGGGGAAGTACTGCCCCTACCAGAGGAGCGAACGAAGGAAGCGCTGGAGTTACTTGAGGAGCTAATGCTGTGGCCGGTGTCCAGTGATGATTTTGATTTTGATGAGGTGCAGGTACAGGAAGAGATCAAATGGGCAGAGAATCACGCTGGTTACGATGTCTCTGAATGGGACAAGGTGGTGCGGGGGCGCTGTCTGGAATGGCTGGGATATGCTGAACGAGGCAGAGCATCCGAGCTTGAGAAGATAGGGCATTGTGTGCAAGAGGGTGAACTGCTGAAATGGTATAGAGAGGTGCTCCGTTGTCCAATCCATATTCATGTTATCGGCGATTTCGAACCTGATCCCATGATAGCACTTGTCCTGTCTGCTTTTCGGACATTAACTGAAGCAGCGGGGGGAATGGATGACAAACGGACTGCAATCGTGACACGGAACCATCAGTCTGCTGTGCGGCGGGAAGAAGGCGAGTTGATGATGGAGCTGATGGATGTTCAGCAATGCAAAATTAATGTGGCCTTTGCGACTGGAGTGGATTACGGGGCCTCCAACTATCCTGCCTTGTTCCTTTTTCATTCGCTGTTTGGCGCCACGCCTGCCTCGAGGCTCCAGTATGGACTTCGCGAACAAAAGCAATGGGTATACCAGATCTACAGCACGCTGGACGATTATCGTGGAACGCTTCATGTGACAACGGGGACAAGCAGCGGATATGCAGCAGAGGTTCTTGAAGCGATAGATGAGGAATGGTTGAAATTATGCAATGGAGATATCCGGGACCAAGAGCTTCACAGAGCCATTCAGAATGTCATGCATTATGTGCAGGTGGGTTACGATCTGCCTGAGCAGGTAATAACCCTCCATATCGATCGGCTGCTCAATCGGGTCCAGATGACCACCCCGCAATTTCTGGACGCTATAAGGGCCGTGACCTCCGAACAAGTGGCAGAAGTAGCTTCCGGATTGAAAAAAGCAGTGACTTGGATTTTGTATCCCGATAGCGAATATTCAGCATAG
- a CDS encoding pitrilysin family protein — protein MNFAVNVAPIQRRLSNGLNVSIFPEPDFQHTFVSWSVSYGSIQDTALPGRAHFLEHMMFYNPDEQPVKSLFHALGASTSALTRYDVTTYQIACTGQVKQSMELFMRMLATPYFTPIHIEKERAAIHQELSMYEDQPSWRALQQLTRMMYGNTHPITSDVAGTPDSLCLMTPDDLNIAYNHYYSTGNMAVSVAGPVEPEAVIEILKQYPVSEHGSASLPGAASLDGRGKESSERYLELECGLPLSLVRFGFRAESGMELKDQIACMLGIEALLGETSDFHAECVQLGLLGKGTTWDHYYRQEFAFSNTCGYSTDPGSLYTRIEEQCDRIQDSVISLNNLEVARLTWLSRYYTDMDSLKQRCMNVSEHKVIGLDYMQIGTYVSELTEEEIISGLRKVVTPAHLRMVVLR, from the coding sequence ATGAATTTTGCTGTGAATGTCGCGCCCATCCAGCGGCGCTTGTCCAATGGTCTCAACGTCAGCATCTTCCCTGAGCCTGATTTCCAACATACCTTTGTTTCTTGGTCCGTATCTTATGGATCGATCCAAGATACCGCACTGCCCGGGAGGGCACATTTTCTTGAACACATGATGTTCTACAATCCGGATGAGCAACCTGTAAAGTCGCTATTTCATGCTCTTGGGGCTTCAACGTCCGCATTGACACGTTATGATGTAACAACATATCAGATAGCCTGCACAGGCCAGGTTAAGCAAAGTATGGAGCTATTTATGAGGATGCTGGCGACGCCGTATTTTACCCCGATACATATTGAAAAGGAACGAGCGGCCATCCATCAGGAACTGTCCATGTATGAAGATCAGCCGTCCTGGCGAGCTTTGCAGCAGCTGACTCGCATGATGTATGGGAATACTCACCCCATAACATCGGATGTTGCTGGTACACCGGACAGTCTGTGTCTAATGACGCCGGATGATCTGAATATTGCTTACAACCATTATTACTCCACGGGAAACATGGCGGTGTCTGTGGCAGGTCCAGTGGAACCGGAGGCCGTTATCGAAATATTGAAACAATATCCGGTGAGCGAGCACGGGTCAGCTTCTCTACCTGGTGCTGCTTCGTTGGATGGGAGGGGTAAGGAGTCCAGTGAACGTTATCTGGAACTTGAATGCGGGCTGCCCCTGTCTCTTGTGAGATTTGGATTCCGGGCTGAGAGTGGGATGGAATTAAAGGATCAGATCGCCTGTATGCTCGGGATCGAAGCACTTCTGGGTGAAACGTCCGATTTTCATGCGGAATGCGTCCAATTGGGTCTGCTCGGTAAAGGAACGACCTGGGATCATTACTACCGCCAGGAATTTGCGTTCTCGAATACTTGCGGTTATTCAACAGACCCGGGTTCATTGTATACCCGTATTGAGGAGCAGTGTGATCGTATTCAGGACAGTGTCATATCCCTGAACAATCTGGAGGTTGCACGATTGACATGGCTAAGTCGGTATTATACAGATATGGATTCGCTTAAACAGCGATGCATGAATGTTTCGGAGCATAAAGTGATAGGACTGGACTATATGCAGATCGGTACGTATGTATCTGAATTGACAGAGGAAGAGATTATAAGCGGTTTGAGAAAAGTGGTAACACCTGCTCATTTGCGAATGGTTGTTTTACGCTAA
- a CDS encoding 4'-phosphopantetheinyl transferase family protein — protein MLDGGKTEIHLWKQALPISEDQMQSAATIAQATLTPEEQQRMSRIGKSSLLEAHGWMTSRLFLRSVLAHYMQLQARDIQFNYGSSGKPYVQGGPRFSLSHTKGLCVLAVTSSSVELGIDIEWMRPLLRQQAIINRFLTVKEQDYILNGVWKGHERSRLLWEILTRKEAWIKASGQALCGQWRTLNTVDEHSAEMNLVEREGRSYMIRELDVGRGYIGALCLEGKAHASIRWM, from the coding sequence ATGCTGGATGGCGGAAAAACGGAGATCCATCTCTGGAAGCAAGCCCTTCCCATAAGCGAGGATCAGATGCAGTCAGCTGCAACTATCGCTCAAGCTACACTTACTCCAGAGGAACAGCAGCGGATGTCCAGAATCGGGAAGTCCTCCTTGCTTGAGGCTCATGGCTGGATGACTTCAAGGCTCTTCCTGCGAAGTGTACTGGCTCACTACATGCAGCTGCAAGCACGAGATATTCAATTCAATTATGGTAGCTCTGGAAAGCCATATGTACAGGGCGGGCCCCGGTTCAGTCTATCGCATACGAAAGGTCTGTGTGTTCTGGCAGTTACGTCCAGTAGTGTCGAGCTTGGCATAGACATTGAATGGATGCGGCCTTTGCTGCGGCAGCAAGCCATCATCAACCGATTTTTGACCGTGAAAGAGCAGGATTATATTCTGAATGGCGTGTGGAAAGGGCATGAGCGTTCCCGTCTGTTGTGGGAGATACTTACACGCAAGGAGGCCTGGATCAAAGCCTCCGGTCAAGCTCTGTGCGGACAATGGAGAACGTTAAATACGGTGGATGAACATTCTGCTGAGATGAATCTGGTTGAACGCGAGGGACGGTCTTATATGATTCGGGAGCTGGATGTGGGTAGGGGGTATATTGGTGCGTTATGTTTGGAAGGGAAAGCACATGCCTCCATCCGATGGATGTGA
- a CDS encoding S9 family peptidase, producing MIQFPKPDVEQYFQTYRISHFAVSADEKRLFFDSNLNGQPNIWAMDLPGGYPYPLTYLNQSSQFIKPDPEGRHILTAFDRDGDENYHLYALQPEGGVPFPVVPAEPDDRCYFSHLSEDGQRLYYMTSRDNPSYLNSRRINLETGEDELLHQGEEVTSNLAAVSPDEQAYVILNVYSNTYQTAYVYRNGESESIIPVSERQSQVSYVLFADHNRLLMITNDNEPYTYVAEYRLDTHEFRPLCKVEGEDVDIIRWHKDSETLYFWTFTGPENRMYALDKGAEHPRRMDMPLDTVDHVTVTKAGNLYILGRGAVQPANIYRLMAGSKSWVPLTANRVTGLDPSNLVYPDVIQYSSYDGLEIEALLFKAKPEQANGYTVFWPHGGPQASEAKFFRPMFQMMLAQGYHIFAPNFRGSTGYGAEFGKMVERDWGEGPRLDCVAGINWLFDEGISSPDRLFVVGGSYGGYMTLLLAGRHPELFRAAVDIFGPSNLFTFLESVPEDWKPMMDNWLGDPVRDRERLTKDSPITYLDQMVNPMLVIQGANDPRVVKAESDQIVAALQGKGVDVEYIVLDDEGHGFSRKTNEILVYRRMLEFLLKHQEVPVAQP from the coding sequence ATGATTCAGTTTCCCAAACCGGATGTGGAACAATATTTCCAGACGTATCGTATTTCCCATTTTGCCGTATCAGCCGACGAGAAACGTTTGTTTTTTGACAGCAATCTGAATGGCCAGCCGAATATCTGGGCGATGGATCTGCCGGGTGGCTACCCGTATCCTTTGACGTATTTGAATCAGAGCAGCCAGTTCATCAAACCGGACCCGGAAGGACGTCATATTCTCACGGCGTTTGATCGGGATGGCGATGAGAATTATCATCTGTATGCCCTGCAACCGGAGGGTGGGGTGCCGTTTCCTGTTGTCCCCGCAGAGCCCGATGATCGTTGTTATTTCTCCCATCTGTCCGAGGATGGACAGCGTCTTTATTATATGACAAGCAGGGATAACCCGAGCTATCTCAATTCACGCCGAATTAACCTGGAAACGGGAGAGGATGAGCTTCTGCATCAGGGGGAAGAGGTAACAAGCAATCTGGCTGCTGTGAGCCCGGATGAACAAGCCTACGTAATCCTGAATGTATATTCCAATACCTACCAGACAGCATACGTGTACCGGAACGGTGAGTCAGAATCCATTATTCCGGTCTCCGAGCGGCAGAGTCAGGTCTCATATGTTCTGTTTGCAGACCATAATCGGCTGCTGATGATCACCAATGATAACGAGCCGTACACCTATGTGGCTGAATACCGGCTGGATACTCATGAATTTCGTCCGCTGTGCAAAGTGGAGGGAGAAGACGTGGATATCATCCGCTGGCACAAGGATTCCGAGACGTTATACTTCTGGACGTTTACAGGTCCCGAGAATCGGATGTATGCATTGGACAAAGGTGCGGAGCACCCTCGGCGTATGGACATGCCTCTGGATACGGTAGATCATGTAACGGTTACCAAGGCTGGCAACTTGTATATTTTGGGACGTGGAGCCGTACAGCCGGCTAACATTTATCGTCTGATGGCAGGGAGTAAGTCCTGGGTGCCGTTGACTGCCAATCGGGTCACAGGACTTGATCCGAGTAATCTCGTCTACCCTGATGTTATTCAATATAGCTCCTATGACGGACTGGAGATCGAAGCGCTTTTGTTCAAAGCAAAACCGGAACAGGCTAATGGTTACACGGTATTTTGGCCGCATGGCGGGCCACAGGCATCAGAAGCGAAATTCTTCCGTCCGATGTTCCAAATGATGCTGGCTCAGGGCTATCATATTTTTGCTCCTAATTTTCGGGGAAGCACTGGCTATGGCGCCGAATTTGGTAAAATGGTCGAAAGAGATTGGGGCGAGGGCCCGCGGTTGGATTGTGTTGCCGGTATTAACTGGCTGTTTGACGAGGGCATCTCCTCACCGGATCGCCTGTTCGTGGTGGGGGGCAGCTACGGCGGATATATGACCTTGCTGCTGGCAGGACGTCATCCGGAATTATTCCGCGCTGCGGTTGATATTTTTGGACCAAGTAACCTGTTCACCTTCCTGGAATCCGTGCCGGAAGACTGGAAACCGATGATGGACAACTGGCTGGGTGATCCGGTCCGTGACCGTGAACGTTTAACGAAGGATTCGCCAATTACGTATCTGGACCAGATGGTCAATCCGATGCTGGTCATTCAAGGGGCCAATGATCCAAGGGTCGTGAAGGCGGAATCCGATCAGATCGTTGCCGCGTTGCAGGGGAAAGGAGTAGACGTAGAATACATCGTTCTGGATGATGAGGGCCATGGCTTCTCCAGAAAAACGAATGAGATTCTTGTTTATCGGCGGATGCTGGAATTTTTACTGAAACATCAGGAAGTCCCAGTTGCACAACCGTAA
- a CDS encoding aminoglycoside phosphotransferase family protein encodes MTTRIYFGSNKLGEIERVSLQKALHDFNLGTLKDYKRTDEGVMGQTLLIRSSEGEYILKGNPLYAGQLQEEQFFVEQLKTHTNIPVPDPYLLHEDTDILGWSYAIMPRLPGMHLHDPSLQASLSQEDQGNIATMLAHSLAELHRWKVPDAGEYDPVAKQIVPFAGKYLDWLYGTIHHWLQDAAKYSMITDEDTQWVDEQLKNAESAFQSMPVPGFVMGDFKVENFVIQKNSSLASDWQISGLFDFTTAYFGDGTADLTKMTAMYVREGQPELAKRFLHGYREVVCAADTERYQHFATRLRVHLLYQRILLWGECKATGRVTWAADMPFAHWAEQYMDLVINLLD; translated from the coding sequence ATGACAACCCGTATTTATTTTGGCTCCAATAAACTTGGTGAGATTGAGCGAGTATCCTTGCAAAAGGCGCTTCATGATTTCAATCTGGGAACGCTTAAAGATTATAAGCGAACCGATGAGGGTGTGATGGGTCAGACACTTCTTATTCGCTCTTCAGAGGGAGAATATATTCTGAAAGGCAACCCATTATATGCGGGACAACTTCAGGAAGAGCAATTCTTTGTAGAACAACTGAAAACTCACACCAACATTCCTGTACCTGATCCATATCTATTGCATGAAGATACCGACATATTGGGCTGGAGCTATGCCATTATGCCCCGATTACCTGGAATGCACCTGCATGATCCTTCATTACAGGCTTCACTTTCACAGGAGGATCAAGGGAATATCGCTACAATGCTTGCCCACTCCTTAGCAGAACTGCACCGTTGGAAGGTTCCTGATGCGGGAGAATATGATCCTGTAGCAAAACAGATCGTTCCCTTTGCGGGTAAATATCTGGACTGGCTGTACGGGACAATCCATCACTGGCTGCAGGATGCTGCAAAATACTCCATGATAACAGACGAAGATACACAGTGGGTGGACGAGCAATTAAAAAACGCTGAATCTGCATTTCAATCCATGCCTGTTCCCGGATTTGTGATGGGGGATTTTAAGGTCGAGAACTTTGTGATTCAAAAGAATAGCAGCCTTGCTTCAGACTGGCAGATTAGTGGTCTGTTTGATTTTACAACGGCTTATTTTGGAGACGGCACAGCTGACTTAACCAAAATGACAGCCATGTATGTACGCGAAGGCCAACCCGAGCTTGCCAAACGATTCCTTCACGGTTACCGGGAGGTTGTCTGCGCAGCGGATACGGAGCGATATCAGCACTTTGCCACACGTCTTCGGGTGCATCTGCTCTATCAGCGTATTTTGTTATGGGGTGAATGCAAAGCAACGGGCCGAGTGACGTGGGCAGCGGATATGCCTTTTGCACATTGGGCGGAGCAGTACATGGACTTGGTAATTAATTTGCTGGATTAG
- a CDS encoding SMI1/KNR4 family protein, with protein sequence MERELLEQLNKWHEQDQFGLIIERIQQIPVLEWDYELIGQLSRAYNNEGRYREAVQQLLSVHEQGASDPLWQYRLGYAYYHMAMYEQALKAFEMANELLPHDESTTEFLEWTRPKAEKMQQDRQRHQEILLELEHNGRLNNLRAASESYDPVSFWEQSEYALESYVSSPFDEEMIQTIEQELGYKLPASYIQLMNTQNGGIPAHTVFPTKVATSWAEDHIAITGIMGIARDKSNTLGGEFGSRFMIEDWGYPDLGVVICDCPSAGHDVVMLDYRFCGPEGEPAVVHVDQEDDYEITYLAPNFEAFIRGLVDADTFDLSDEEDED encoded by the coding sequence ATGGAAAGAGAACTACTGGAACAACTAAACAAGTGGCATGAACAGGACCAGTTCGGTCTCATTATTGAACGTATTCAACAAATCCCTGTACTGGAGTGGGATTATGAGCTAATTGGACAACTTTCCAGAGCATATAACAATGAAGGACGTTACCGTGAGGCTGTCCAACAGTTACTATCCGTCCATGAACAGGGCGCAAGTGACCCTCTCTGGCAGTACCGGTTGGGTTACGCTTATTATCATATGGCTATGTATGAGCAGGCACTCAAAGCTTTTGAGATGGCAAACGAGCTCTTACCCCATGACGAATCAACGACTGAATTTCTCGAATGGACACGGCCCAAAGCTGAAAAAATGCAACAGGATCGACAGCGCCATCAAGAGATATTGTTGGAATTGGAGCACAACGGCAGGCTGAACAACCTTAGAGCCGCTTCCGAGTCCTACGATCCAGTTTCATTCTGGGAACAGAGTGAATATGCGTTGGAAAGCTATGTATCTTCACCTTTTGACGAGGAGATGATCCAAACCATTGAACAGGAGCTAGGCTACAAACTACCTGCCTCCTACATCCAGTTAATGAACACACAGAACGGCGGAATCCCTGCACACACCGTTTTTCCAACCAAAGTAGCCACTTCATGGGCCGAAGACCATATCGCCATTACGGGGATTATGGGCATTGCACGGGACAAATCCAATACACTGGGCGGAGAATTTGGAAGTCGTTTCATGATTGAAGATTGGGGATATCCTGATCTCGGTGTTGTGATCTGTGATTGTCCATCTGCCGGACATGATGTGGTGATGCTAGATTATCGATTCTGTGGCCCCGAAGGCGAACCTGCTGTGGTTCATGTGGATCAGGAAGACGATTATGAGATTACATATCTAGCGCCTAATTTTGAAGCTTTTATCCGCGGATTGGTTGATGCGGATACGTTTGATCTGTCTGACGAAGAGGATGAAGACTGA
- a CDS encoding ribonucleotide-diphosphate reductase subunit beta, whose product MQLQKIFNTEAPNQSTRIIEGECSGILNWNDIRMPHMYKLYKVLLLNHWIADEIPMSKDASQFAQLDPEEQRTFKVNISLLAVLDSMQTMFVGDVKRYFTDSSLEAISAIIGQQEVVHNQSYSYVLSSIVSDREQKEIFEYWKHDPVLLDRNRFIADIYQTFRDNPSPQTFFQAMVADLVLEGIFFYSTFAFFYNLARDQKMMATSQMISYIQRDENQHCYFFAEVYKQLLVDFPELNTPENMDYVYKTIHRAVELETNWAHYTLSNVRGIDLNELEDYIKYIANKRLRLMGMEKAYEGVDVNCMPWIKPFSDEALNATKTDFFEAKSRNYGKVGDDNGFDDL is encoded by the coding sequence ATGCAATTGCAGAAAATTTTCAATACCGAAGCGCCCAACCAGTCTACCCGTATCATTGAAGGGGAATGCTCAGGCATTCTGAACTGGAACGATATTCGTATGCCTCATATGTACAAACTGTACAAAGTACTGCTGCTCAACCACTGGATCGCGGATGAAATCCCAATGTCCAAGGATGCTTCCCAATTTGCCCAATTGGATCCGGAAGAACAGCGTACGTTCAAAGTCAACATCTCCCTGCTCGCTGTATTGGACTCCATGCAAACGATGTTTGTAGGTGATGTGAAACGTTATTTCACGGATTCCTCACTGGAAGCGATCTCGGCAATCATCGGACAACAGGAAGTTGTACACAACCAATCGTACTCTTACGTCCTGTCCTCCATCGTATCCGATCGGGAGCAAAAGGAGATCTTTGAATACTGGAAACATGATCCGGTGCTGCTTGATCGTAACCGGTTCATCGCCGACATCTACCAGACCTTCCGGGATAATCCGTCCCCACAAACGTTCTTCCAGGCCATGGTAGCCGATCTGGTACTTGAAGGTATCTTCTTCTATAGTACGTTTGCCTTCTTCTACAACCTGGCCCGTGACCAGAAGATGATGGCAACCAGCCAAATGATCTCTTATATTCAGCGCGACGAGAACCAACACTGCTACTTCTTCGCTGAAGTGTACAAACAGCTGCTGGTAGACTTCCCTGAACTGAACACACCTGAGAACATGGACTATGTGTACAAAACGATCCATCGTGCCGTTGAACTCGAAACTAACTGGGCACACTACACTCTCAGCAACGTACGCGGGATTGACCTGAACGAGTTGGAAGACTACATCAAGTACATCGCTAACAAACGCCTGCGCCTGATGGGTATGGAAAAAGCATACGAAGGCGTGGATGTAAACTGCATGCCTTGGATCAAACCTTTCTCCGACGAAGCACTGAATGCTACGAAAACGGACTTCTTCGAAGCCAAATCCCGTAACTACGGCAAAGTCGGCGACGATAACGGATTTGACGATCTGTAA